A part of Pirellulaceae bacterium genomic DNA contains:
- a CDS encoding ferredoxin family protein: protein MAHVVTQPCDGCRYTDCVVVCPVECFYEGEKMLYIHPDECIDCEACVPECPVEAIYHEDNVPEEWKSYIQLNAEQSLVCNVITEKKTPLADS from the coding sequence ATGGCTCACGTAGTTACTCAGCCTTGTGACGGATGCCGTTATACCGATTGTGTCGTCGTCTGCCCGGTAGAATGCTTCTACGAAGGCGAGAAGATGCTATACATTCATCCCGATGAGTGCATTGATTGCGAGGCTTGCGTGCCCGAGTGTCCCGTCGAAGCGATCTACCACGAGGACAACGTGCCTGAGGAGTGGAAGAGCTACATCCAGCTCAACGCTGAGCAGTCGCTGGTTTGCAACGTCATCACCGAAAAGAAAACGCCTTTGGCAGATAGCTGA
- the csrA gene encoding carbon storage regulator CsrA, whose amino-acid sequence MLVLSRKKNESIVINNDITIVVVEIRGDKVRLGVEAPREVPVHRREVYEAIQRNHQADDSSASAAQD is encoded by the coding sequence ATGTTAGTACTCTCAAGAAAGAAAAACGAGAGCATCGTCATCAACAACGATATCACCATCGTTGTCGTAGAGATTCGCGGTGACAAGGTTCGTCTCGGTGTGGAAGCTCCCCGTGAAGTTCCGGTACATCGTCGTGAGGTCTACGAAGCGATTCAGCGGAATCATCAAGCTGATGATTCGAGCGCCAGTGCTGCTCAGGATTAG
- a CDS encoding DEAD/DEAH box helicase family protein: MEDRVSLVNQSVGVFKNHLPESSPVNLMTERETEGRVYVCTYPTMMGMIDKTSGGVVRFGTGHFDLVIIDEAHRSVYQKYGAIFRYFDSLQPRIEGLTG; encoded by the coding sequence TTGGAAGATCGGGTTTCCCTAGTCAATCAGTCTGTAGGTGTGTTCAAGAACCATCTGCCCGAATCCAGTCCGGTGAATCTGATGACCGAGAGGGAGACCGAGGGGCGGGTCTACGTCTGCACCTATCCCACGATGATGGGCATGATCGACAAAACTTCGGGAGGCGTGGTACGATTCGGCACGGGGCATTTCGACCTGGTGATCATCGACGAAGCCCATCGGTCGGTCTACCAGAAGTATGGCGCGATATTTCGCTACTTTGACTCGTTGCAGCCTCGAATCGAAGGGCTGACAGGTTGA
- the metF gene encoding methylenetetrahydrofolate reductase [NAD(P)H], which produces MNLSSLYDSGKTVLSFELFPPKSEEGVGDLMRAVEELARYKPDYFTCTYGAGGSTRDRTLSIAANVRRDFSIPVASHLTCVGSTVDQLRGYLADARAAGIDYIVALRGDPPQGDTQFKPVVGGLQYANQLVSLVRSEFPDFGVAVAGYPEVHQEAPNADVDLQNLVRKVQCGADIVITQLFYDNADFFQFRQRCVQAGITVPIVPGLLPVLSLGQVQRITKLCKAKLPETLVERLSHRDDSQWQFQVGVQHALAQAQELIEAGVPGIHFYVLNRSTATSQILDNLSLDSASAR; this is translated from the coding sequence ATGAACCTGTCAAGTTTGTACGATTCGGGCAAGACGGTCTTGTCTTTCGAATTGTTTCCGCCCAAGTCCGAGGAGGGCGTTGGAGATTTGATGCGAGCCGTCGAAGAATTGGCTCGATACAAGCCCGACTATTTCACCTGTACTTATGGTGCTGGTGGATCGACGCGTGATCGTACTCTGTCGATTGCTGCCAATGTTCGTCGGGATTTTTCCATTCCAGTTGCTTCGCATCTAACCTGCGTGGGTTCCACAGTCGATCAGCTGCGCGGATATCTGGCAGACGCGCGCGCGGCAGGCATCGACTACATCGTAGCCCTGCGCGGCGATCCCCCTCAAGGCGACACCCAGTTCAAACCGGTGGTAGGTGGATTGCAGTACGCCAATCAGCTAGTGTCTTTAGTTCGGAGTGAGTTCCCCGATTTTGGAGTGGCCGTAGCTGGCTACCCGGAAGTGCATCAGGAGGCACCCAATGCGGACGTCGACTTGCAAAATCTAGTGCGCAAGGTGCAATGCGGTGCCGACATCGTCATCACGCAACTGTTTTACGACAATGCTGATTTTTTTCAGTTTCGTCAGCGTTGTGTCCAGGCCGGTATCACCGTGCCGATTGTGCCCGGGCTGCTGCCCGTATTGAGCCTCGGGCAAGTACAACGCATTACGAAACTCTGCAAAGCTAAACTACCGGAAACGCTCGTCGAGCGACTCAGTCATCGTGACGACTCCCAGTGGCAGTTTCAAGTTGGCGTCCAGCATGCGCTGGCGCAAGCCCAAGAGCTCATTGAGGCGGGTGTACCTGGAATCCACTTCTACGTGCTGAATCGCTCAACTGCTACCAGTCAAATTCTGGATAACCTGTCGCTCGATTCCGCTTCCGCACGGTAA
- a CDS encoding helix-turn-helix transcriptional regulator — MSSLPHTLRGSELGILHLSAEHASAETGAGNSQSFAPHEPPQLAVLFVQDSPTADSAVSDFEAVADTDCGDRLGRSARDDAHGDSRVVAVNGIADDVTADNEPCDPGSTDARTPIASDLTVNAHASTTNLPIDAGARTSSASKANDDCGHNQPPDTAPRKLNRLAEVRTSQGLSEKSMCKRLGIDLAELRRMEDPMCDLSLSQMRKFQVALDVPLVDLLEDSGGLSRPVYERAQLVKVMKTAASIAECNLTPRVERLTQMLREQLIQLMPELSEITSWPQFGSRRNSGAVARILEQEIDVSRLRPND, encoded by the coding sequence ATGTCTTCGTTGCCCCACACCCTGCGCGGGAGTGAGCTGGGGATTCTCCACCTGAGCGCTGAGCATGCCAGCGCTGAGACTGGTGCGGGAAACTCACAGTCATTCGCGCCGCACGAGCCACCTCAGCTGGCGGTTCTATTTGTTCAAGATTCCCCGACGGCCGATAGTGCGGTTTCCGACTTCGAAGCTGTGGCCGACACCGATTGTGGTGACAGACTTGGTCGGAGCGCCCGGGACGATGCCCACGGTGACAGCCGTGTAGTAGCTGTCAATGGAATAGCTGACGATGTAACAGCGGACAATGAGCCTTGTGACCCAGGTAGCACTGACGCTCGTACGCCGATAGCATCCGATTTAACGGTCAACGCGCATGCAAGTACCACGAACTTGCCGATCGACGCTGGTGCTCGGACCAGTAGTGCGTCGAAGGCTAATGATGACTGCGGGCACAATCAACCTCCAGATACTGCACCGCGCAAACTGAATCGGCTGGCCGAAGTTCGCACTAGCCAAGGCCTGAGCGAGAAAAGCATGTGCAAACGACTCGGCATCGACCTAGCCGAGTTGCGGCGAATGGAAGATCCGATGTGTGACCTGAGCCTGTCTCAAATGCGCAAGTTTCAAGTGGCCCTAGATGTCCCACTGGTTGATCTGTTAGAGGATAGTGGCGGATTATCTCGACCGGTCTATGAACGTGCCCAGTTGGTCAAAGTGATGAAGACAGCGGCCTCAATCGCCGAGTGCAATTTGACGCCGCGCGTTGAACGATTGACGCAAATGCTGCGAGAACAATTAATTCAGCTCATGCCGGAGCTGTCAGAAATAACCAGTTGGCCACAGTTTGGCTCGCGACGCAACTCCGGCGCAGTAGCACGAATTTTGGAACAAGAAATAGACGTATCGCGTCTCAGGCCCAACGACTGA
- the rsxE gene encoding electron transport complex subunit RsxE, which yields MNNSPSAPSEESVSSTDEVIKGILQQNPVFVQVLGMCPVLAVTNSAWNALAMGLATASVLVLSNVVVSTVRSLVPKQVRIVTFILMIATFVTIIDYLIQALSLELHRALGAFISLIVVNCLILGRAEAFASKHSVSRSFWDALGMATGFTASLLCLGSVRELLGSGSLFGNRLLGESFQPWVVMILPAGGFFTLAGWLMVIHAISSRRRAGMSKRGQSLQEAI from the coding sequence ATGAATAATTCACCATCAGCACCCAGCGAAGAATCAGTGTCCAGTACCGATGAAGTGATCAAGGGAATTCTGCAGCAGAATCCAGTGTTTGTCCAAGTACTTGGGATGTGTCCGGTACTGGCTGTTACCAATTCCGCCTGGAATGCTTTGGCTATGGGACTGGCCACCGCCTCGGTGCTGGTCTTGTCCAACGTAGTGGTGTCGACTGTGCGAAGTCTTGTGCCCAAGCAGGTGCGGATTGTGACCTTTATTCTGATGATCGCCACGTTTGTAACGATTATCGACTATCTGATTCAGGCACTGAGCTTGGAGCTGCATCGAGCGTTGGGTGCGTTCATATCGCTAATCGTAGTCAATTGTCTGATACTCGGCCGGGCCGAAGCGTTTGCTTCCAAGCACTCGGTCAGCCGGTCATTTTGGGATGCCTTAGGAATGGCGACCGGTTTTACAGCCTCGTTACTGTGTTTAGGCAGTGTGCGTGAGCTGCTGGGAAGTGGCAGTCTGTTTGGCAATCGACTGTTGGGAGAGAGTTTTCAGCCGTGGGTGGTGATGATCCTGCCTGCAGGCGGCTTCTTCACGCTCGCCGGCTGGTTAATGGTCATCCATGCTATTTCCAGTCGACGTCGGGCAGGAATGTCCAAGCGTGGCCAATCGCTGCAGGAGGCTATATGA
- a CDS encoding RnfABCDGE type electron transport complex subunit A, translating to MNTDSLGAIFINACLINNFVLAYFLGICPFLGVSGKIATAARMGGAVTFVMLITSVCAYGIHHVLVLIDAPYLQLISFIAVISSTVQLVEMFVKRTSPSLFRALGIFLPLITTNCAILALALFQTSRNYSLGQSLVFALGAGLGFTLALVLMAGLREKLELASVPDAVRGTVITLILAGLLSLCFMGFAGLGG from the coding sequence ATGAACACCGATTCGTTGGGAGCGATCTTCATCAACGCCTGTTTGATAAACAATTTCGTATTGGCCTATTTTCTGGGGATCTGTCCTTTCTTAGGAGTATCGGGCAAGATTGCCACGGCAGCCCGGATGGGTGGTGCCGTGACGTTTGTCATGTTGATCACCTCGGTCTGTGCCTACGGTATTCATCACGTGCTGGTATTGATTGACGCACCCTATCTGCAACTCATTTCCTTCATTGCGGTCATCTCATCGACGGTGCAGTTGGTCGAGATGTTCGTCAAGCGCACCAGCCCCAGCTTGTTTCGAGCATTAGGGATTTTTCTGCCACTGATCACCACCAATTGTGCGATTCTGGCATTGGCCCTGTTTCAAACCAGCCGCAATTACAGCTTGGGGCAATCACTGGTGTTTGCACTGGGTGCCGGTCTGGGGTTTACGCTGGCGCTGGTGCTGATGGCTGGACTACGGGAAAAGCTGGAACTGGCCAGCGTGCCCGATGCGGTTCGGGGAACAGTGATCACACTGATACTGGCTGGGCTATTGTCGCTGTGTTTCATGGGTTTTGCAGGGCTGGGAGGCTAG
- a CDS encoding methionine-R-sulfoxide reductase, which yields MLALLASSIALSIFGPPLISQDSIAGSTATSKSDPATSAAESTDVNQAATSKNQSSNSADQKKSVEGKVKSELPADHPSQIEALRKKKAIAANPRGKLKPGTFNKLDEFESWVLVHKGTERAFTGEFWNHKAQGTYICRRCNAPLYNSSDKFDSQCGWPSFDDEIPDTVTRVPDKDGYRIEIVCSNCGGHLGHVFNGEGFTRKNTRHCVNSVSIKFVPSDQPLPDLLAPQEAISKTLDKDKGRDDRAKADANDNLSDADRAADNQ from the coding sequence ATGTTGGCACTGCTGGCGTCATCGATAGCACTGTCGATTTTTGGACCGCCGTTGATCTCTCAAGATTCAATTGCTGGATCGACAGCAACCTCCAAGTCCGATCCAGCAACTTCCGCTGCGGAATCGACTGACGTGAATCAGGCAGCAACATCTAAGAACCAATCGTCAAATTCTGCTGACCAAAAGAAATCCGTCGAGGGTAAAGTGAAATCCGAACTTCCAGCCGATCATCCATCACAGATTGAAGCTTTGCGAAAAAAGAAAGCCATTGCTGCCAACCCCAGAGGGAAACTCAAGCCGGGGACATTCAACAAGCTGGACGAATTCGAAAGTTGGGTTCTCGTTCACAAAGGAACTGAACGAGCCTTCACGGGAGAATTTTGGAATCACAAGGCTCAGGGGACCTACATCTGTCGGCGCTGCAACGCACCGCTTTACAACAGTTCAGACAAGTTCGATAGCCAGTGCGGATGGCCCAGTTTTGATGACGAAATCCCTGACACCGTCACACGAGTTCCCGACAAAGATGGCTATCGAATTGAGATCGTTTGCTCGAACTGTGGTGGACACCTTGGTCACGTGTTCAACGGTGAAGGTTTTACTCGCAAGAATACTCGGCATTGCGTAAACTCTGTATCCATCAAATTCGTACCCAGCGACCAACCGTTACCGGACCTGCTCGCGCCCCAAGAGGCCATCAGCAAAACGCTTGACAAAGATAAGGGGCGAGACGACAGAGCCAAGGCGGATGCGAATGACAATTTGTCAGACGCTGACCGGGCTGCCGACAACCAGTAA
- a CDS encoding sigma-70 family RNA polymerase sigma factor: MKGDKEAWEHLIDRFLPLIVHVVNQTGRLRLGRLPEAVRDDLVADVLVALIDRNYAVLRGFRGHSSLGTYLVVVARRVVARRLASYGNGHPPPHLRVAAASADHSSPTLQLERVERIESLLKRLPEQEAKVIRLFHLEHLTYNEISGRMGIPENSIGPLLSSARNHMKMLDGNQDPGS; encoded by the coding sequence TTGAAGGGCGACAAAGAAGCCTGGGAACACCTGATCGACCGCTTTTTGCCGCTGATTGTCCATGTTGTCAATCAGACCGGTCGCCTACGATTGGGGAGACTTCCGGAGGCCGTCCGCGACGACTTGGTAGCGGACGTTCTTGTGGCGTTGATCGATCGTAATTATGCCGTATTGCGAGGCTTTCGCGGGCATAGTTCTCTGGGCACCTATCTGGTCGTGGTCGCTCGACGCGTGGTAGCCCGCCGGCTGGCATCGTATGGCAATGGACATCCCCCACCCCACCTGCGGGTCGCGGCCGCTTCCGCCGACCACAGCTCGCCAACGTTGCAACTAGAGCGGGTCGAGCGCATTGAATCGCTGCTGAAACGCTTGCCTGAACAAGAGGCTAAAGTGATTCGACTATTTCATCTAGAACACTTGACTTACAACGAGATATCGGGACGCATGGGCATACCTGAAAACTCGATTGGTCCTTTGCTTTCTAGCGCTCGCAATCACATGAAAATGCTGGACGGGAATCAAGACCCAGGTTCGTAA
- a CDS encoding zinc-binding dehydrogenase: MSQLQPAVVNFAPQPHSVQLREIEIPTIGADDVLLEVSAVGVCGSDLHQWTAEHSWPVNYPVTLGHEFAGFVAQRGANVTTYREGDRVCSETAAVINPDSPLSRVGRYNLDPSRRGFGYGVNGAMTRFVRVPARCLHRVPDSLPLRFAALTEPCCVAYSAVVANVTIAPGDRVLVLGPGPIGLLCAAIARLRGAEVGVVGLPRDGERLQLAKQFDCLPLFNEQAKEWALQRDGLGCEGIVDAAGVSATLKVAMDLVRPDGWISKVGWGRDPVGFSLDPLVQKNVQLQGSFSHTWATWERVLYLLSTQALKVDRIVGGVWKLEDWHDAFETMHSGQIVKSVLEVKPETCSS, translated from the coding sequence ATGTCGCAGCTTCAACCGGCCGTCGTCAATTTTGCTCCACAACCGCACAGTGTCCAATTACGAGAGATCGAGATTCCAACGATTGGTGCCGATGATGTGCTGTTGGAAGTATCCGCTGTGGGAGTCTGCGGAAGCGACCTGCACCAATGGACGGCAGAACACAGTTGGCCCGTGAACTACCCGGTAACGCTGGGACACGAATTCGCGGGCTTCGTGGCACAGCGCGGCGCAAACGTGACGACTTATCGCGAAGGCGATCGCGTGTGTAGCGAAACGGCCGCAGTGATCAACCCCGATAGTCCGCTGTCACGCGTGGGGCGTTACAATCTGGACCCATCGCGTCGCGGATTCGGCTACGGAGTCAATGGCGCGATGACTCGATTCGTGCGCGTGCCCGCTCGATGTCTCCACCGGGTGCCAGATTCACTGCCATTGCGTTTCGCCGCGCTAACCGAACCTTGCTGTGTGGCCTACAGCGCCGTGGTTGCCAATGTAACGATTGCTCCTGGCGATCGCGTCTTGGTACTGGGACCAGGACCGATCGGATTGTTGTGCGCGGCGATTGCACGGCTGCGCGGGGCCGAGGTCGGAGTGGTTGGATTGCCTCGCGACGGCGAGCGGCTGCAATTGGCCAAACAATTTGATTGCCTGCCGTTGTTCAATGAACAAGCCAAGGAGTGGGCATTGCAGCGCGATGGCCTGGGCTGCGAAGGCATCGTCGATGCAGCTGGCGTTTCTGCCACGCTCAAGGTTGCCATGGACTTGGTACGCCCGGACGGCTGGATCAGCAAGGTTGGCTGGGGTCGCGATCCCGTCGGCTTTTCACTCGACCCCTTGGTCCAAAAGAACGTTCAATTGCAAGGCAGTTTTTCGCACACTTGGGCCACATGGGAGCGAGTTCTTTATTTGCTTAGCACGCAGGCGCTCAAAGTGGATCGGATTGTCGGCGGTGTTTGGAAGCTGGAAGATTGGCACGATGCCTTCGAGACCATGCACAGCGGTCAGATCGTCAAGAGCGTATTGGAGGTCAAGCCGGAGACGTGCAGCAGTTAG
- a CDS encoding RnfABCDGE type electron transport complex subunit D, with amino-acid sequence MTQLSQTLEISSSPQISGVASTDRIMWAVVVALMPTTLYASFLFGWAGLVTLVFATAACVLMEHLCCRLTRHRTTIGDGSAAVTGLLFGLTLPPGLPLWMTVLGGAFAIGIGKLLFGGLGSNCFNPALVGRAFLQAAFPTAMTTWLAHDSQRLTSLPGSLLAWPLCQPQYDGVSAATPLTKWKFDHEAASSIDLFLGSTAGSIGETSAAMILLGGVYLVIRRMMNWRIPVTILTTVAGLSAALHWVDSAHYASPQFMLFSGGLMLGAVFMATDMVASPMTHKGCVLYGALIGAMIVLIRSWGGMPEGVMYAILLGNALSPHIDNWIQPRVYGSVSRIAPTVAAASTTAQPIAQPMSHPAAQAVVHAKPVAADAVDTNLAVAAPAGSSLVTVDRNRPAGSVEVQIFTVLLVVGVVCSLAIVSAYLATAPAIARNQIAQRQRAVLAVLPSAIQAQAFQLTADGHFQPVPMQTTGAEVVFAGYDQQQKLVGLAMLGQSAGYQDMVQIAYGYSLDKQTILGFEVLFSRETPGIGDRVPQDAGFLKNFQQLDVRLTADGDRLENVIQYVKPGEKTANWQVDGVSGATITSKAITRILSEGSAYWIPRLWQRRVDFEYSQAGSVHE; translated from the coding sequence ATGACACAACTGAGTCAGACACTGGAGATTAGCAGCTCGCCACAGATCAGCGGGGTAGCCAGCACCGACCGCATCATGTGGGCAGTGGTAGTGGCACTGATGCCCACAACCCTGTACGCCAGCTTTCTGTTTGGCTGGGCGGGATTGGTAACGCTGGTGTTCGCGACGGCAGCTTGTGTGTTGATGGAGCACCTATGTTGCCGCTTGACCCGTCACAGGACCACGATCGGCGACGGATCGGCTGCGGTGACAGGGCTGCTGTTTGGCCTGACCTTGCCACCCGGCCTGCCGCTGTGGATGACCGTTTTAGGCGGAGCTTTCGCGATCGGGATTGGCAAATTGCTGTTTGGCGGCTTGGGCAGCAACTGTTTCAATCCGGCGCTGGTTGGCCGAGCGTTTCTGCAAGCTGCCTTTCCGACAGCGATGACCACTTGGTTGGCCCACGACAGCCAGCGATTGACCAGCCTGCCTGGCTCGCTGCTGGCCTGGCCGTTGTGCCAGCCGCAGTATGACGGTGTTTCGGCTGCCACGCCACTAACGAAATGGAAATTCGACCACGAGGCAGCCAGCAGTATCGACCTGTTCTTGGGTTCTACGGCCGGTTCGATTGGCGAGACATCGGCGGCCATGATTCTGTTGGGTGGTGTTTATCTGGTGATCAGACGGATGATGAATTGGCGCATTCCCGTCACGATCCTGACTACGGTGGCCGGGCTGTCGGCTGCGTTGCACTGGGTGGATTCAGCTCACTATGCCAGCCCCCAGTTCATGTTGTTCTCAGGCGGCTTGATGCTGGGAGCAGTATTTATGGCCACCGACATGGTGGCTTCACCAATGACGCATAAGGGCTGTGTATTGTACGGTGCGCTCATCGGGGCAATGATTGTTTTGATTCGATCCTGGGGCGGAATGCCGGAAGGCGTGATGTACGCCATCTTGTTAGGCAACGCGTTATCACCACATATCGACAATTGGATTCAACCGCGTGTCTACGGTAGTGTAAGCAGAATCGCACCCACCGTTGCTGCAGCCTCTACAACAGCGCAACCGATTGCCCAACCAATGTCTCACCCGGCGGCTCAGGCTGTGGTGCATGCCAAGCCGGTCGCCGCTGACGCGGTCGACACGAACCTAGCTGTTGCCGCGCCGGCGGGTTCCTCGTTGGTGACAGTTGACCGCAACCGCCCCGCTGGATCAGTCGAGGTTCAGATATTCACAGTTTTGCTGGTGGTGGGCGTTGTCTGCTCGCTGGCCATCGTCAGCGCGTATTTGGCAACCGCACCTGCCATCGCGCGCAATCAGATTGCGCAGCGCCAGCGGGCGGTATTGGCTGTTCTGCCTTCGGCGATCCAGGCACAAGCTTTTCAACTAACCGCAGACGGACATTTTCAGCCAGTGCCGATGCAGACGACAGGTGCTGAGGTTGTGTTTGCTGGCTACGACCAGCAGCAAAAGCTCGTTGGACTGGCCATGCTTGGTCAAAGTGCCGGTTATCAGGACATGGTACAGATTGCATATGGCTATTCACTGGACAAACAGACCATTTTGGGATTTGAAGTTTTGTTCAGCCGCGAGACGCCAGGCATTGGTGATCGTGTTCCTCAAGATGCCGGCTTTTTGAAGAATTTCCAGCAACTGGACGTTCGGTTGACTGCCGACGGCGATCGTTTGGAAAACGTGATTCAATACGTCAAGCCGGGTGAGAAGACCGCCAATTGGCAAGTTGATGGTGTTTCCGGCGCGACGATTACTTCTAAAGCCATTACCAGAATATTGTCAGAGGGTTCCGCCTATTGGATACCACGACTGTGGCAGCGCCGCGTCGATTTTGAATACTCGCAAGCAGGTTCGGTCCATGAATAA
- the rsxC gene encoding electron transport complex subunit RsxC: MLDLWHWLFPNPTFAHGIHPPEAKGDTCGLPIRQFPFAPQLAVPLSQHLGKPAVPIVREGQEVERGQCIAEPDGFMSVAMHAPATGVVTQQTLVPSILGRMVPALVIQPHPGSTQEVLPGAACDLETASADDIVQAIQQAGIVGLGGAGFPTHAKLRIPTGKPVDTLLINGAECEPYLTTDHRVMLEHAGDVLTGISYVHKAIGARRVIVAVEANKPDAAETLRREIDRRRLGSGQPDIQVVVLPVKYPQGAEKMLITALTGKQVPSGGLPLDVGVICINVSTAAEIGQLLPRGAGLQDRVITVAGSAIKRKGNYRVALGTPLRFILETVGVEEDIARVFLGGPMMGQAAASLDIPITKGTTGVIALTQRELHSHVEPTVYPCIRCGYCVDACPIFLNPSQMGLLAKAGRYAEMAEQYHLMDCFECGCCTYVCPSHIPLVQQFRVAKAAIRKANRV, from the coding sequence ATGCTGGACCTGTGGCACTGGCTCTTCCCGAATCCGACATTTGCGCATGGCATTCATCCACCTGAAGCCAAGGGCGATACTTGTGGTTTGCCCATACGGCAATTTCCCTTTGCGCCGCAACTGGCTGTGCCCCTGTCGCAGCACTTGGGCAAACCGGCCGTGCCGATAGTTCGAGAAGGTCAGGAGGTAGAACGCGGTCAATGCATCGCCGAGCCAGATGGATTTATGTCGGTAGCCATGCATGCACCGGCCACAGGGGTCGTGACGCAGCAGACACTGGTGCCCAGCATTCTCGGTCGCATGGTGCCGGCGCTAGTCATTCAACCGCATCCGGGTTCGACTCAAGAGGTTCTGCCCGGCGCAGCGTGCGACTTGGAAACGGCCAGCGCGGATGACATTGTACAGGCTATTCAGCAAGCCGGTATTGTGGGGCTAGGTGGAGCTGGCTTTCCAACGCATGCCAAGTTACGTATACCAACTGGTAAACCAGTAGACACATTGCTGATCAACGGCGCCGAATGCGAGCCTTACTTGACGACCGATCATCGCGTTATGCTAGAACATGCCGGCGATGTGCTCACGGGCATAAGCTATGTTCACAAGGCGATTGGTGCGCGGCGGGTGATTGTTGCCGTTGAGGCGAATAAGCCGGACGCAGCCGAAACACTGAGACGCGAAATCGACCGGCGGAGATTGGGTTCAGGCCAGCCTGACATCCAGGTGGTTGTGTTGCCTGTTAAGTATCCACAGGGCGCCGAAAAAATGCTGATTACAGCACTTACCGGCAAGCAGGTGCCCTCGGGGGGCTTACCGCTGGATGTGGGGGTGATCTGTATCAATGTATCCACGGCGGCTGAAATCGGTCAGCTTCTGCCGCGCGGCGCAGGGCTGCAGGACCGAGTCATCACCGTTGCAGGTTCGGCCATTAAGCGCAAAGGAAATTATCGCGTTGCCCTGGGGACTCCGCTGCGATTCATTTTGGAGACCGTAGGAGTCGAAGAGGATATCGCCCGCGTATTTCTAGGCGGGCCGATGATGGGACAGGCTGCGGCCAGTTTGGATATTCCGATTACCAAGGGCACTACAGGGGTCATCGCCCTGACGCAGCGCGAACTACACAGTCATGTGGAACCAACGGTCTATCCCTGCATTCGCTGCGGCTACTGTGTAGATGCTTGCCCGATCTTCTTGAATCCTTCGCAAATGGGTTTGCTGGCCAAAGCCGGTCGCTATGCGGAAATGGCCGAGCAGTATCACTTGATGGACTGCTTCGAATGCGGTTGCTGTACTTATGTCTGTCCGTCTCACATCCCGCTGGTTCAACAGTTTCGCGTCGCCAAGGCCGCTATCCGAAAGGCCAACCGCGTATGA
- a CDS encoding sugar phosphate isomerase/epimerase, whose translation MSVWPIGVFTSIDAGLGVQLDVAHELAIPTIQLHAPHRETRTAEHAQRFLKRLEEFGIKLTCVFGGFEGESYADIPTVERTVGLVPPATRAQRLKEMQEISDFTKLLGCSVVGLHLGFVPHDRTSLVYQDVVQVSRQLCDHAAKNQQSVHLETGQETADGLLQFLQDTQRENLFINFDPANMILYGTGQPIEALKRVGAFVRSVHCKDALWSDQPGVTWGREMPLGEGQVDMAAYLRTLKEIGYHGPLTIEREIPQDPERQKVEIGHAVRLLTQLRQTV comes from the coding sequence ATGTCAGTTTGGCCCATCGGCGTTTTTACTAGTATCGATGCGGGATTAGGTGTTCAACTGGATGTGGCACATGAACTTGCTATTCCCACAATACAGTTGCATGCGCCACATCGTGAAACGCGAACCGCTGAGCACGCCCAGCGGTTTTTAAAGCGACTCGAGGAGTTCGGGATCAAGTTAACATGTGTCTTTGGCGGCTTTGAGGGAGAAAGCTACGCCGATATACCAACTGTTGAGCGGACGGTGGGGCTAGTGCCTCCCGCCACTCGGGCGCAACGGCTGAAAGAAATGCAGGAAATCAGTGATTTCACGAAGCTGCTGGGATGTTCGGTGGTTGGCCTGCACTTGGGATTTGTACCTCACGATCGAACGTCTTTGGTGTATCAAGATGTGGTGCAGGTAAGCCGTCAATTGTGCGACCACGCTGCGAAAAATCAGCAAAGCGTGCACTTGGAGACCGGGCAGGAGACCGCCGATGGCTTACTGCAGTTCTTGCAGGATACGCAGCGCGAAAACCTGTTTATTAACTTTGACCCGGCAAATATGATTTTATATGGCACCGGTCAGCCGATTGAGGCACTCAAGAGGGTTGGGGCCTTCGTCCGCAGCGTGCATTGCAAGGACGCTCTGTGGAGCGACCAACCCGGTGTGACCTGGGGCCGCGAGATGCCGTTGGGCGAGGGGCAGGTTGACATGGCAGCGTACCTCCGGACGCTCAAGGAAATTGGCTATCACGGGCCATTAACCATTGAACGCGAAATCCCGCAAGATCCGGAACGCCAAAAAGTAGAAATCGGTCACGCTGTTCGTCTGCTAACACAGCTTCGCCAGACGGTTTAA